The DNA segment TGACAAGTTGGGGCCGGGGATCGCCGCTGCCTTTGTGGCCACCATCTACGGTATTGGTTCGGCCAACCTGCTGTTTCTACCCATGGCCGGCAAGCTTTCCCGGGCGATCAAGGATCAGGTTCAGACCCGCGAGATGTTTATTGATGGCTTGATTTCCATTGCGGAAGGGGAGAACCCCCGCAATATTGAAACCAAGCTCCAGGGTTATCTGAACGGTTGACCCCGCCATACGGGGCGGAGGCAGCTAGATCATGGCTCGACGCAAGAAAGGTGAAGACGAACACATCAACCACGAGGCCTGGGCTATTCCCTATGCGGATATGCTGGTACTGCTGTTGGCCTTCTTCGTGGTGATGTATTCCATCTCCTCGGTGAACGAGGGCAAGTACCGGGTGCTGTCCAATTCCCTGGCGGCCGCCTTTCGTGGCCAGCCCATGACGGTGGAGCCGGTACAGTTCGGCGAGCGGCAACGGGCCACCGGCGAATCCGCCCTGGAGATGGATATCATCAGCGATCCGGTGGATTTCCCCACCCACTCCGACGGTAGCCAGGTGGACCCCGCCGACGCCATGCGGGAAGGGCTGGATGAGATTGCAGATGCCATGCGGGAAGCCATGGCGCCACTGATCGATGAGGATCTAGTGGAAGTTCGGGGATCTGAGTTCTATATCGAGATCGAGATCAAGGCGGACATTCTCTTTCCCAGTGGATCCGCGGATTTGTCACAGGCGGCCCGGCCCGTACTGGGGCGGGTGGCGGAGGTGCTTGAGCCTTTTCCCAATCCGATCCAGGTGGAAGGCCACACCGATAATGTACCGATCGAGACCGATCGTTTTCCCTCCAACTGGGAGCTGTCGGCCGCACGCGCAGCGAGTGTGGTTCATCTGTTCCGCGATCAGGGCATTCAGCCCATGCGGCTGGCAGTGGTGGGCCTGGGTGAATATCGGCCTGTCGCGAGTAATGAGACCCCGGAAGGACGCAATCGCAATCGTCGGGTGGTTCTGACTGTACTGGCCGATCCCCGCTTCCAGGAGCGCTGGTTCAGTCCGGAGAATGCGGAAGGGCTTACAGATCCATCGGATATGCAACAGATGCTGGAACCATTGGAGTCCATCGAAGATGGAGCAGGGGATGGAGATCTGCCGGAGGATCTGTTTCCGGACCAGCAAGCGGAGGGTGAGCAGCCATGAACGTCTGGGCAGTTGCCAACCAGAAAGGGGGGGTGGGCAAGACCACCACTGTGGTCAGCCTGGCCGGAGAGCTCGCCCGCCAGGGTGAGCGGGTGTTGGTGGTGGATCTGGACCCCCATGCATCGCTGACCAGCTATCTGGGCCTGGATCCCGAGACCACTGATGATGGGGTGTATGCCCTGTTTCGACAAGCCGCCGGTGAATCGACGCCGTCTCCCCACGTTCGCCCCGGCCAGGCGGAGGGACTGGATCTGCTTCCGGCCAGCCCCGCCCTGGCGGTACTGGATCGGACCCTGGGAACCCGTAAGGGCATGGGCGTGGTGTTACAGAAGGGCCTGGCTTCCCTTGGGCAGGGTTACGACCATGTCTTGCTGGATTGCCCACCCATGTTGGGGATCCTTATGGTCAACGCCCTGGCGGCCTG comes from the Natronospira proteinivora genome and includes:
- the motD gene encoding flagellar motor protein MotD, with the protein product MARRKKGEDEHINHEAWAIPYADMLVLLLAFFVVMYSISSVNEGKYRVLSNSLAAAFRGQPMTVEPVQFGERQRATGESALEMDIISDPVDFPTHSDGSQVDPADAMREGLDEIADAMREAMAPLIDEDLVEVRGSEFYIEIEIKADILFPSGSADLSQAARPVLGRVAEVLEPFPNPIQVEGHTDNVPIETDRFPSNWELSAARAASVVHLFRDQGIQPMRLAVVGLGEYRPVASNETPEGRNRNRRVVLTVLADPRFQERWFSPENAEGLTDPSDMQQMLEPLESIEDGAGDGDLPEDLFPDQQAEGEQP
- a CDS encoding ParA family protein — its product is MNVWAVANQKGGVGKTTTVVSLAGELARQGERVLVVDLDPHASLTSYLGLDPETTDDGVYALFRQAAGESTPSPHVRPGQAEGLDLLPASPALAVLDRTLGTRKGMGVVLQKGLASLGQGYDHVLLDCPPMLGILMVNALAACDRLVIPVQTEFLALHGLRRMLRTLEMIGRSRDRAPEYIIVPTQFDRRTRAATQSLYTLRDEFHPHIWTQYIPVDTRFREASRQGRALTCSDPASRGAQAYASLARHLLSLENTPQEELAS